From the Streptomyces sp. KMM 9044 genome, one window contains:
- a CDS encoding transposase translates to MAPPSKYSPEFREEAVQVTPRSSKTITEVAREFDLNYETLRGWVKKHQIQQEPSVGAELTVNERARLKELERMNRELEMENSFLKKAAAYVCPERRRLPV, encoded by the coding sequence GTGGCGCCACCCAGTAAGTACTCACCGGAATTTCGCGAAGAAGCCGTCCAGGTCACGCCGAGGTCAAGTAAGACCATCACCGAGGTTGCTCGGGAGTTCGACCTCAATTATGAAACCCTTCGCGGCTGGGTGAAGAAGCATCAGATACAGCAGGAGCCTTCAGTGGGTGCGGAACTGACAGTAAATGAGCGCGCACGCCTGAAGGAACTTGAACGAATGAACCGCGAGCTCGAGATGGAAAACAGTTTCCTGAAAAAAGCCGCAGCGTACGTGTGTCCTGAACGGAGGCGACTGCCGGTATAG
- a CDS encoding RNA polymerase sigma factor SigF, translating to MALMNVTATDTQAHELPEVADPSQVAPKDARELSRLFFDQLAVLEEGTPEYSYARNTLIEMNMSLVRFAAGRFRSRGPEEMEDIVQVGMIGLIKAIDRFDLSREAEFTSFAIPYIVGEIKRFFRDTTWAVHVPRRLQEARVQLARATEELRSRLGRTPTVKELSELMNLPEEEVREARLAANGYNSSSLDATISGSEDGEAALQDFIGAQDQALELVEDFHTLAPLIAELDERDRQIIHMRFVEELTQAQIGERLGVSQMHVSRLLSRTLTRLREGMLTGH from the coding sequence ATGGCGCTCATGAACGTGACGGCAACGGACACGCAGGCGCACGAGTTGCCGGAGGTTGCCGATCCTTCTCAGGTGGCGCCGAAGGATGCTCGCGAGCTGTCCAGGCTGTTCTTCGACCAGCTTGCGGTGCTGGAGGAGGGCACGCCGGAGTACAGCTACGCGCGGAACACGCTGATCGAGATGAACATGTCCCTGGTCCGCTTCGCGGCCGGCCGGTTCCGCAGCCGGGGGCCGGAGGAGATGGAGGACATCGTCCAGGTCGGCATGATCGGCCTGATCAAGGCGATCGACCGGTTCGACCTCTCCCGGGAGGCGGAGTTCACCTCCTTCGCCATCCCCTACATCGTCGGCGAGATCAAGCGGTTCTTCCGCGACACCACCTGGGCCGTGCACGTTCCACGCCGCCTGCAGGAAGCCCGCGTCCAGCTCGCACGCGCCACTGAGGAACTCCGCAGCCGCCTGGGGCGTACCCCGACGGTGAAGGAACTGTCGGAGCTGATGAACCTTCCCGAGGAAGAGGTACGGGAGGCCCGCCTCGCGGCGAACGGCTACAACTCCTCCTCCCTGGACGCCACCATCAGCGGCAGTGAGGACGGCGAAGCCGCGCTGCAGGACTTCATCGGCGCCCAGGACCAGGCTCTGGAGCTGGTGGAGGACTTCCACACCCTGGCCCCACTGATCGCGGAACTCGATGAGCGGGACCGGCAGATCATCCACATGCGGTTCGTGGAAGAACTCACCCAGGCCCAGATCGGCGAACGCCTCGGTGTCTCCCAGATGCACGTCTCCCGACTGCTGTCGCGCACTCTCACCCGGCTGCGGGAAGGCATGCTCACCGGTCACTGA
- a CDS encoding PP2C family protein-serine/threonine phosphatase, producing the protein MEGGDLELGELLASAEAAPPSESVDVIARDLQKRFGAECVSFLFVDLVGRRLVRLTATSGDAVDHAEPIDLQGSVYDTVLQSQCQHVEPEGQDGRRVITPVTNRGDCIGLLEMILQSADDTVLRQVREAAHALAYVIVTDRRFTDLYHLGGRTTETSLAAEIQHQLLPSAPCCEAAQFTLAAGLIPADDIGGDTYDYTLDRDTLYLSITDAMGHDTDSALLATLLVGALRRARRSGCDALTQAQHAHQTLLSHSQGLATGQLLCVDLETGLCELVNAGHPWPLRLRDGTVEEVKLAVNLPFGVAAPASYRLQELQLQPGDRLILLTDGMQERGAAAVDLASIVHDTRTLHPRAAVRSLTAAVLDACHGNLKDDATVLILDWHGEHPRPAETRPDPQR; encoded by the coding sequence GTGGAGGGTGGAGATCTGGAGCTGGGCGAGTTGCTGGCCTCTGCGGAGGCGGCGCCGCCCAGTGAGTCCGTGGATGTGATAGCACGCGACCTGCAAAAGCGATTCGGTGCGGAATGCGTGTCCTTCCTTTTCGTCGATCTCGTCGGTCGGCGGCTGGTACGGCTCACCGCGACCAGCGGTGATGCCGTGGACCATGCCGAGCCGATCGACCTGCAGGGCAGTGTCTACGACACCGTTCTGCAGAGCCAGTGCCAGCATGTGGAACCGGAGGGCCAGGATGGACGGCGCGTCATCACGCCGGTCACCAACCGCGGCGACTGCATCGGCCTTTTGGAGATGATCCTGCAGTCCGCCGACGACACCGTGCTCCGACAGGTTCGCGAGGCGGCACACGCGCTGGCCTACGTCATCGTCACGGACCGCCGCTTCACCGATCTGTACCACTTGGGCGGGCGCACCACCGAGACCAGCCTGGCCGCGGAGATCCAGCACCAACTGCTTCCCTCGGCCCCCTGCTGCGAGGCGGCCCAGTTCACCCTCGCCGCCGGGCTGATCCCGGCCGACGACATCGGTGGCGACACCTACGACTACACCCTCGACCGCGACACCCTGTACCTGTCCATCACCGACGCCATGGGCCACGACACGGACTCCGCTCTGCTGGCCACCCTGCTGGTCGGCGCGCTGCGGCGGGCACGCCGCAGCGGCTGTGACGCCCTCACGCAAGCCCAGCACGCCCACCAGACCCTGCTGAGCCACAGCCAGGGCCTGGCCACCGGGCAACTGCTGTGCGTCGACCTCGAAACAGGCCTGTGTGAATTGGTCAACGCCGGCCACCCCTGGCCACTGCGGCTGCGCGACGGCACCGTCGAAGAGGTCAAACTCGCCGTCAACCTGCCGTTCGGTGTGGCGGCACCCGCCTCCTATCGTCTGCAGGAACTGCAACTGCAGCCCGGAGACCGCCTGATCCTGCTCACCGACGGAATGCAGGAGCGCGGTGCCGCAGCCGTCGACCTGGCCTCGATCGTTCACGACACCCGCACGCTGCATCCAAGAGCAGCCGTCCGAAGCCTGACCGCCGCGGTGCTCGACGCCTGCCATGGCAACCTCAAGGACGACGCCACGGTCCTGATACTGGACTGGCACGGCGAACATCCCAGACCGGCCGAGACCAGACCGGACCCGCAGCGCTGA
- the ltrA gene encoding group II intron reverse transcriptase/maturase produces the protein MDELKASAKPFDISKREVWDAWEKVRGNKGASGVDGVSIEAFEKDLKNNLYKIWNRMSSGTYFPPDVKAVPIPKSAGGTRVLGVPTVADRVAQTVVARHLSERVERVFHPDSFGYRPGKSALDAVQVCRERCWRYDWVVEFDIRKFFDTVPWDKVVAAVEAHTDARWVVLYVRRWLAAGLRLPDGSTTERAEGTPQGSAVSPVLANLFLHYAFDMWMVREYPDCPFERFADDAVIHCRTLAGAKRVLTALRSRMAEVGLELHPDKTRIVYCKDDNRRGRFPVTGFTFLGFTFRPRGAKDRHGVMFTAFLPAISKQALKRLSRTVRSWRLHRRTTWESTDLARMMNPVVRGWANYYGRFYRSALYPLFDRINTYLLRWIGKKYRVGMKQALRRLTEGHARRPKYFAHWTWVAPTG, from the coding sequence ATGGACGAGTTGAAAGCGTCAGCCAAGCCGTTCGACATCTCCAAGCGGGAGGTGTGGGACGCCTGGGAGAAGGTGAGAGGGAACAAGGGCGCGTCCGGGGTGGACGGAGTGTCCATCGAGGCGTTCGAGAAGGATCTGAAGAACAACTTGTACAAGATCTGGAACCGGATGTCCTCGGGCACCTACTTCCCGCCGGACGTCAAGGCGGTGCCGATCCCGAAGAGTGCAGGAGGTACGCGTGTTCTCGGTGTGCCCACTGTTGCTGATCGGGTGGCGCAGACGGTGGTGGCCCGGCACCTGTCGGAACGGGTGGAGCGGGTGTTCCATCCGGATTCCTTCGGATACCGGCCGGGTAAGTCGGCCCTGGATGCGGTCCAGGTCTGCCGGGAGCGGTGTTGGCGGTATGACTGGGTGGTCGAGTTCGACATCCGGAAGTTCTTCGACACCGTCCCATGGGACAAGGTCGTAGCCGCGGTTGAGGCGCACACCGACGCTCGTTGGGTGGTGCTGTACGTCCGGCGGTGGCTGGCCGCCGGACTGCGGCTTCCTGACGGGTCCACAACTGAACGGGCAGAGGGCACGCCGCAGGGTTCTGCGGTATCGCCCGTCTTGGCGAACCTTTTTCTGCATTATGCGTTCGATATGTGGATGGTCCGGGAGTACCCGGACTGCCCGTTCGAGCGTTTCGCCGATGATGCGGTGATCCATTGCCGCACGTTGGCCGGGGCGAAACGGGTCCTGACCGCGTTGCGGTCGAGGATGGCGGAGGTCGGTCTGGAGCTGCATCCGGACAAGACCAGGATCGTGTACTGCAAGGACGACAACCGACGTGGCCGGTTCCCGGTCACCGGGTTCACGTTTCTGGGGTTCACGTTCCGGCCGCGAGGAGCCAAGGACAGGCACGGGGTGATGTTCACCGCGTTTCTGCCCGCGATCAGCAAGCAGGCCCTGAAGAGGCTGAGCAGGACGGTGCGGTCCTGGCGACTGCACCGGCGCACCACGTGGGAGTCGACCGACTTGGCCCGGATGATGAATCCGGTGGTCCGGGGATGGGCGAACTACTACGGGCGTTTCTATCGCTCGGCGCTGTACCCGCTGTTCGACCGCATCAACACCTACCTGCTGCGGTGGATCGGGAAGAAGTACCGGGTGGGGATGAAGCAAGCCCTGCGGCGGCTGACCGAGGGCCATGCACGCCGTCCGAAGTACTTCGCTCACTGGACCTGGGTGGCCCCGACGGGCTGA